From the genome of Torulaspora globosa chromosome 2, complete sequence, one region includes:
- the MOB2 gene encoding Mob2p (ancestral locus Anc_8.29), translating to MSFFNFKGFGRNSKKNKIQPHNLANSPAPPINNVYSTSHNSGSRISLRRNQSPSRHSQASVASLQHQQQQQHRHSIEHSPERCDSQQIMFLSEPFVRTALVKGSFKTIVQLPKYVHVGEWIALNVFEFFTNLNQFYGVIAEYVTPDVYPTMNAGPHTDYLWLDANNRQVSLPASQYIDLALTWINNKVNDKSLFPTKNGIPFPQNFLKDIQRIMIQLFRIFAHMYHHHFDKIVHLSLEAHWNSFFAHFISFSKEFNIIERKEMYPLLPLIESLEAQGKII from the exons ATGTCTTTCTTTAACTTCAA AGGCTTTGGTCGCAAttcgaagaagaataagaTCCAACCGCATAATTTAGCGAATTCCCCAGCTCCTCCAATAAATAATGTGTATTCCACATCGCATAATAGTGGATCAAGAATATCATTGCGGAGAAATCAGTCTCCTTCAAGACACTCGCAGGCCAGCGTCGCATCACTTCAAcaccagcagcaacagcagcaccGGCATTCGATAGAACATTCGCCCGAAAGATGTGATTCTCAGCAGATTATGTTTTTGAGCGAACCGTTTGTTAGAACAGCTCTCGTGAAAGGATCCTTCAAGACCATCGTGCAACTGCCCAAATACGTCCATGTGGGTGAATGGATAGCCCTTAACGTCTTTGAGTTCTTCACGAATCTGAACCAATTCTACGGTGTCATTGCAGAATACGTGACGCCTGATGTATATCCAACGATGAACGCAGGCCCTCACACCGACTACCTTTGGTTGGACGCAAATAACAGGCAGGTTTCCCTGCCAGCTAGCCAGTACATTGATCTGGCATTGACATGGATTAACAATAAGGTGAATGACAAAAGCCTATTTCCCACGAAAAATGGAATCCCGTTTCCGCAGAATTTTCTAAAAGATATCCAGAGAATCATGATACAGTTGTTCAGAATATTCGCACATATGTACCATCATCATTTTGATAAAATTGTTCATCTTTCCTTGGAAGCACACTGGAACTCATTCTTTGCACATTTTATAAGCTTTTCGAAGGAGTTCAACATCATCGAGAGGAAGGAAATGTATCCGCTTCTACCACTCATCGAAAGCCTGGAAGCTCAAGGGAAGATTATATGA
- a CDS encoding 60S ribosomal protein eL22 (ancestral locus Anc_8.31) — MAPNTSRKQKITKTFTVDVSSPVENGVFDPASYAKYLIDHIKVDGAVGNLGNDVTVEEDGSVVTIVSTTKFSGKYLKYLTKKYLKKNQLRDWIRFVSYKTNQYKLAFYQVTPEDEEDEE, encoded by the exons ATGGCTCCAAAC ACTTCcagaaagcaaaagatcaCCAAGACCTTCACTGTTGATGTCTCCTCTCCAGTTGAAAACGGCGTGTTTGACCCAGCTTCCTACGCCAAGTACTTGATCGACCACATCAAGGTCGACGGTGCTGTTGGTAACTTGGGTAACGATGTCACCGTTGAGGAAGATGGCTCCGTCGTCACCATTGTTTCCACCACCAAGTTCTCTGGTAAGTACTTGAAGTACCTAACAAAGAagtacttgaagaagaaccagTTGAGAGACTGGATCAGATTCGTCTCCTACAAGACCAACCAGTACAAGTTGGCCTTCTACCAGGTCACCCCagaggacgaagaagatgaagagtaA
- the RPO41 gene encoding DNA-directed RNA polymerase (ancestral locus Anc_8.28): MLRSFSRSACRVTAIQRRFITSKGSKLLKPASDTHMSMESSQNSLGAHGGLDFMKSSQISMSPGFDPYDMSHASAVKSMTQSRDVMQLWSLLEACLYSKYMKRAFSILQSLYLVGPHRHYFIDDYNMYLASYVENGFAKSIADLDRKLSDDLQNSFPACEYNDKTLSIMIHNALRSEEVNDSVLRSINTYLKMNMKGIKSIISHVDVLTVRDYEILLGELKVIKSSDIPDATRVLVEKNISARQPASADEEGQESPVLNRTNTLNDKRSAPSRVEDLTKGIEPAKMAELEVESSISLDEAVQSLEKDAAKLTAVDTLGMRVVRHTLLGLDLNEKQREKIAQFHFKAEENLLNLDQKSSIDFFEIYRSLKSDAERAKFDEILESFNQERQKALENRATDAAKERWKHDFEEARARGDISIEKRLNVKLWKWYNAMLPLLKEEVKNSAEVMSGKVKNSTKRLSQEEIKQNRARLDYGPYLQLVEPEKMCVITILELLKLNSTGGVIEGMRTARAVISVGKAIEMEFRSEQLLKNESQLFKDVNKKSHEFKKYVQRAKSKFRSYKIEESKVVWPQAARAKIGSIMISMLIHVAKVDLEGIDPVTKQKVYGEAPAFSHGYQYHNGSKLGVLKIHRSLIQQLNGERLIASVQPQLLPMLVKPRDWKNWKSGGYYYNQSSLIRSKDSPEQMAYLKAVSDANAIDTVYKGLNVLGETAWTVNRKVFNIMSEVWNSGKDFLDIPGIQEKLELLPPPPRDADPSVHREWKLKNKELANKFSSNRSIRCDSNYKLEIARAFLGEKFYFPHNLDFRGRAYPLSPHFNHLGNDMSRGLLIFWKGKRLGPQGLTWLKVHLSNLFGFDKAPLVERISFAESHLEDIRDSAENPLNGKGWWLKADKPWQALATCIELNEAYKLENPEDFISHQPVHQDGTCNGLQHYAALGGDIEGATQVNLIPNDRPQDVYSHVAKLVQARLEAAAAKGDEQAKVLRDKITRKVVKQTVMTNVYGVTYVGATLQIEKQLSNIFDDRKYSLELSKYLAKHVFAAVRELFHGAHLIQDWLAECANRISKSIRLDVDEKSFKNGNKPDFMSSVIWTTPLGLPIVQPYREATKKQVTTNLQTVFISDPFSVNPVNARRQKAGFPPNFIHSLDASHMLLSAAACGDQGLTFASVHDSYWTHACDVDLMNSSLREQFIKLHEVDLIERLKNEFDERYKNYVQIARIDRRSVLARRIIDIRSKLSKELGRPATLADEIYMEKKRSQLLESQSLEDQEKGKQMVTTVSVVETISNLKELETKKTDGSALMILVPMKLPEIPPKGNFDVQDLRNSRYFFS, translated from the coding sequence ATGTTGCGATCTTTTTCTCGATCAGCATGCAGAGTAACAGCGATTCAAAGGCGATTTATCACGTCCAAAGGATCTAAACTTCTCAAGCCTGCTTCAGACACTCATATGTCTATGGAGTCTAGTCAGAACTCCCTAGGAGCCCATGGCGGTCTCGATTTCATGAAATCGTCGCAAATAAGCATGTCACCAGGTTTCGATCCGTACGATATGTCTCACGCATCGGCAGTCAAGAGTATGACACAATCAAGAGATGTTATGCAATTATGGTCCTTACTGGAGGCTTGTCTCTATTCCAAATATATGAAAAGAGCCTTTTCTATTCTTCAGTCGCTTTATTTGGTGGGACCTCATAGACATtatttcatcgatgattACAACATGTATCTGGCTAGCTATGTGGAGAACGGGTTTGCCAAGTCCATCGCTGATCTAGATCGCAAACTTTCGGATGATTTACAGAATAGCTTTCCGGCATGTGAGTACAACGATAAGACGCTCTCGATAATGATACACAACGCCCTGCGATCGGAAGAGGTGAACGACTCGGTGCTTAGAAGTATCAACACATACCTGAAAATGAATATGAAGGGTATCAAGAGTATAATATCGCATGTCGACGTGTTGACTGTTCGAGACTATGAGATTCTTTTGGGAGAGCTGAAGGTAATCAAATCAAGCGACATTCCCGATGCCACAAGAGTGCTGgttgagaagaatatttCCGCGAGACAGCCAGCCTCAGCAGACgaagaaggccaagaaagtCCAGTACTCAACCGCACTAATACCCTAAATGATAAAAGATCAGCTCCCTCGCGCGTTGAGGACTTAACGAAGGGTATAGAACCTGCCAAAATGGCAGAATTAGAAGTTGAGTCTTCGATAAGTTTGGATGAGGCGGTCCAGTCACTTGAGAAAGACGCAGCAAAACTGACTGCTGTGGACACCCTTGGGATGCGGGTGGTGAGGCATACGTTGCTGGGACTTGATTTGAATGAAAAGCAAAGAGAGAAAATTGCGCAGTTTCATTTTAAAGCAGAGGAGAATCTGTTAAATCTTGACCAAAAGAGTTCTATTGATTTTTTCGAAATTTACCGATCCTTGAAAAGTGATGCAGAGAGAGCTAAGTTCGATGAGATATTGGAGAGCTTTAACCAAGAGAGGCAGAAAGCGTTAGAGAATCGTGCTACAGATGCAGCAAAGGAACGCTGGAAGCacgattttgaagaggCTAGAGCAAGGGGCGATATatcaattgaaaagagaCTTAACGTAAAATTGTGGAAATGGTATAATGCTATGTTACCGctgttgaaagaagaagttaaAAATAGTGCTGAAGTTATGTCGGGAAAAGTCAAAAACTCGACGAAGCGCCTCagtcaagaagaaatcaagcaGAATAGAGCGAGGTTGGACTATGGTCCTTACTTACAACTAGTGGAACCTGAGAAGATGTGTGTTATTACTATATTagagcttttgaaattgaactCAACTGGGGGGGTTATCGAGGGAATGAGGACCGCAAGGGCGGTCATATCGGTTGGAAAAGCTATAGAGATGGAGTTCCGCTCTGAACAGTTATTGAAGAACGAATCCCAGCTATTCAAGGATGTCAACAAAAAATCTCACgaattcaagaaatatgTTCAAAGAGCTAAGTCGAAATTCAGATCCTACAAGATCGAAGAATCGAAAGTAGTGTGGCCACAAGCTGCTCGTGCTAAGATCGGATCCATCATGATTTCCATGTTGATTCATGTTGCTAAAGTTGATCTGGAGGGTATAGATCCCGTCACAAAGCAAAAGGTTTACGGGGAGGCACCGGCCTTCTCACACGGATATCAGTATCATAACGGCTCTAAGCTCGGCGTTCTCAAGATCCACAGATCATTAATCCAACAGCTGAACGGCGAAAGACTGATCGCATCTGTCCAGCCTCAACTTTTGCCAATGCTGGTCAAACCAAGAgattggaagaattggaagTCCGGCGGTTATTACTATAACCAATCGTCGTTGATCAGGTCGAAAGATTCTCCTGAACAAATGGCATATTTGAAAGCCGTTTCCGATGCAAATGCAATTGACACGGTGTATAAAGGTTTGAATGTTCTCGGGGAAACTGCTTGGACCGTTAAtcgaaaagttttcaaCATTATGTCAGAAGTGTGGAATAGCGGGAAGGATTTTCTAGATATCCCAGGAATccaagaaaagctggaacTTTTGCCGCCTCCACCGAGGGACGCTGATCCATCAGTTCACAGAGAGTGGAAGTTAAAGAACAAGGAGCTTGCAAATAAGTTCTCAAGTAATAGATCGATTAGATGTGACTCGAACTATAAACTTGAAATAGCTAGGGCTTTCTTAGGGGAAAAGTTTTATTTTCCCCATAATCTGGATTTTCGAGGCCGTGCTTATCCTCTTTCTCCACACTTCAATCATTTAGGCAATGATATGAGCAGAGGATTGCTAATATTCTGGAAGGGAAAAAGATTAGGGCCACAAGGCCTTACGTGGTTGAAAGTACATCTTTCGAACCTATTCGGCTTTGATAAGGCTCCGTTAGTTGAACGGATTTCATTTGCTGAGAGCCATTTAGAAGATATTAGAGACAGTGCTGAAAACCCGCTTAACGGCAAAGGCTGGTGGTTAAAGGCGGATAAACCTTGGCAAGCATTGGCTACTTGTATTGAGTTAAATGAAGCTTATAAGTTAGAAAATCCAGAAGACTTTATTTCCCACCAACCTGTCCATCAAGATGGTACATGTAACGGTTTACAGCATTATGCTGCTCTCGGTGGAGATATTGAAGGTGCGACACAGGTTAATTTGATACCAAATGATCGCCCTCAAGACGTCTATAGTCATGTTGCGAAATTAGTGCAAGCCAGGCTTGAGGCTGCCGCTGCGAAGGGAGATGAGCAAGCCAAAGTTTTAAGAGACAAAATCACAAGAAAGGTTGTTAAACAAACTGTCATGACAAACGTTTATGGAGTTACATACGTTGGTGCTACTCTGCAGATCGAAAAGCAGCTCTCGAATATATTCGATGATCGTAAATATTCTCTCGAGCTGTCAAAGTATCTAGCAAAGCACGTATTTGCTGCTGTACGCGAGTTATTCCATGGAGCACACTTGATCCAAGACTGGCTTGCTGAATGTGCGAATAGAATATCAAAATCCATCAGATTAGACGTTGATGAGAAATCGTTCAAAAATGGCAATAAGCCCGATTTCATGTCATCGGTTATATGGACGACACCTCTCGGTCTGCCAATTGTACAACCATACAGAGAAGCTACCAAGAAGCAAGTTACAACGAACTTGCAAACGGTGTTCATCAGCGACCCATTTTCCGTGAACCCTGTCAACGCCCGTAGACAAAAAGCCGGATTCCCACCGAATTTTATCCATTCTCTTGATGCGTCCCATATGTTGCTATCAGCTGCTGCGTGCGGCGATCAGGGGCTAACGTTTGCTTCTGTACATGACTCTTATTGGACACACGCTTGCGATGTGGATTTGATGAATTCCAGCCTCAGGGAGCAATTCATTAAGCTACATGAGGTTGATTTGATagagaggttgaagaatgaattTGACGAGCGCTATAAAAACTATGTTCAGATAGCCAGAATCGATAGACGATCCGTGCTCGCCAGACGGATTATCGACATAAGGTCGAAACTTTCCAAAGAACTGGGAAGGCCTGCCACTTTAGCTGACGAAATATacatggaaaagaagaggtCTCAGCTATTAGAATCACAGAGCTTGGAGGACCAAGAGAAAGGGAAACAGATGGTTACAACTGTTTCAGTTGTTGAAACGATCTCGAATTTGAAGGAGCTTgaaacgaagaagacagaCGGAAGTGCGCTAATGATTCTAGTGCCAATGAAGCTTCCAGAGATTCCTCCAAAAGGAAATTTTGATGTCCAGGATCTGCGGAACAGCAGGTACTTCTTCTCCTAA
- the MIL1 gene encoding Mil1p (ancestral locus Anc_8.32), translating into MSDLDEGLEFELKGLKLASKQNKRDEEPAGTGEETVNDVRTTVREQNVLDQTSEEQTTEHQAFSDDSVPLEAAKADGKAKEEEAFETLGLPEEADPELDSDSEEEGWKEMEAIASFNVYNDKGELELRTYQTQTAHTSSQEALPGSASRNTASPNGTFGYTKIAAEEQAQRSQRTNRKTDFLFDRKALKQLGNADASAGSSVSALSIPSDDEKEKELYDEFEEDVEPMSDVNADSQLNVTKNLLGEMEKYAYVGAVSVLANQMCTELAELCLCVDIKSHRKLAQRLQFVQRDTAQWKSYVLSSLYEHLQISEQEVRMIEKLSMHGVRLEDLCRCLRTTQDIENPFGDVSKNDGKEHDEENFTAGDEDEAGAGAVDKSSDDEAVNKETTVSNEHLCPKKVVAPENVRDKEHIKVDVAWTIICDLFLILLRDACYDARSRTLLQKFANILNVSNLEICEFERRVTNYLDMEQSTENQEWNEVKHMKERRRKRRKKKMCYVGLAMVGGSLILGLSGGLLAPVIGAGIAAGLSTIGIGGATGFLTGAGGTAVVALTSTAIGGNIGAKGMRRRMGSVRTFEFRPLHNNRQLNLIISVSGWMIGNDDDVRLPYSTVDPVEGDLYALHWEPEMLKSIGQTINIVANELFTQAVQQVLGATILTAFISAIQWPMGLSKLGYILDNPWSVSLDRAWAAGLILADTLMSRNLGQRPVTLMGFSLGSRVIFSCLVELSRKKALGLVENVFIFGTPVVKKKEHLVMARSAVSGRFVNAFSGRDWMLAYLFRAAAGGFSKVMGIAPIENIEGMENFDCTEIVDGHLAYRKNMPKLLKKLGIEVVSEEFVEIEETVDPEQLKRKRQLIHDVDAAHKKLQEKKKDNGWMPKWLKPKKSKWRSMVEDAVEEGASLETVESDVRKVEEDKPKKKDNALVDHGALMRELQKIKAALREEQLQSQISTDGEVMQNSSSTKETAVEGIKGSPSATTPQSPNNFQLLSAGRPILPEDDEVYGQKKDIVFNFSDDF; encoded by the coding sequence ATGTCGGACTTGGACGAAGGTCTAGAGTTTGAATTGAAGGGACTGAAGTTGGCTTCTAAGCAGAATAAGCGAGATGAAGAGCCTGCAGGTACAGGTGAAGAAACTGTAAACGATGTAAGGACGACTGTGAGAGAACAGAATGTGTTAGATCAGACTTCCGAAGAGCAAACGACTGAGCATCAGGCGTTTAGCGATGATTCTGTACCGTTAGAAGCCGCAAAAGCAGATGGGAAAGctaaagaggaagaggctTTTGAGACTCTGGGATtaccagaagaagctgatcCTGAATTAGATTCAGACTCGGAAGAAGAGGGCTGGAAAGAGATGGAAGCTATTGCTTCTTTTAATGTTTATAATGACAAAGGCGAACTAGAACTCAGAACGTATCAGACACAGACCGCACATACGTCTTCGCAAGAGGCACTTCCAGGAAGTGCGAGTCGTAATACGGCTAGCCCAAATGGCACGTTTGGCTACACTAAGATAGCCGCGGAGGAACAGGCTCAGAGGTCGCAGAGGACTAACAGGAAAACCGACTTTTTGTTCGATCGCAAGGCCTTAAAGCAACTGGGCAACGCCGATGCTTCTGCCGGAAGCAGCGTTTCGGCCTTATCAATCCCATCCGATGAcgaaaaagagaaagagctctATGACGAGTTTGAAGAGGACGTTGAACCTATGAGCGATGTTAATGCAGACAGCCAGCTGAACGTTACCAAAAATTTGTTAGGAGAGATGGAGAAATATGCTTATGTGGGAGCTGTTAGTGTACTAGCCAACCAAATGTGTACGGAGCTGGCAGAACTTTGTCTGTGCGTGGACATCAAATCTCACCGTAAACTAGCTCAAAGATTGCAATTTGTTCAAAGAGACACTGCTCAATGGAAAAGTTATGTTCTGAGTAGCTTGTATGAGCATTTGCAAATTTCGGAGCAAGAGGTTCGCATGATTGAGAAATTGTCAATGCATGGCGTGCGACTTGAAGATTTGTGCAGGTGTTTGAGGACCACacaagatatcgaaaaCCCATTTGGTGATGTCTCTAAAAATGATGGTAAGGAACACGACGAGGAGAATTTTACTGctggagatgaagatgaagctggCGCTGGAGCTGTTGATAAGAGcagcgatgacgaagcCGTAAATAAGGAAACCACTGTTTCCAATGAACACTTATGTCCCAAGAAAGTTGTCGCTCCAGAAAATGTAAGAGATAAAGAACATATCAAGGTTGATGTCGCTTGGACAATTATATGTGACCTCTTTTTGATCTTGCTCCGGGATGCTTGCTACGACGCTCGATCTAGGActttgcttcaaaagtttGCTAATATACTCAACGTATCGAACTTGGAGATCTGTGAGTTTGAAAGGCGTGTCACCAATTATCTTGATATGGAGCAGTCGACTGAGAATCAGGAATGGAACGAAGTGAAACACATGAAAGAAAGGcggaggaaaagaaggaagaagaaaatgtgTTATGTGGGACTTGCAATGGTTGGTGGCTCCCTGATCTTGGGTTTAAGTGGTGGATTGTTGGCACCCGTAATCGGTGCAGGAATAGCTGCTGGTCTTTCGACGATCGGCATAGGTGGAGCCACGGGCTTTCTGACAGGTGCAGGGGGAACAGCCGTGGTCGCACTTACTAGCACAGCGATCGGAGGGAATATTGGAGCAAAAGGCATGAGGAGAAGAATGGGCAGTGTCAGAACGTTTGAATTTCGCCCGCTGCATAATAATCGTCAACTCAATTTGATAATCAGCGTGTCGGGCTGGATGATTGgcaatgatgatgatgtaCGTCTGCCTTACTCCACCGTCGATCCGGTGGAGGGTGACTTATATGCTTTGCATTGGGAACCAGAAATGCTGAAATCCATAGGTCAAACAATCAATATTGTAGCCAATGAGCTTTTCACCCAAGCAGTGCAGCAAGTCCTGGGGGCAACAATTCTAACAGCTTTTATTTCAGCTATCCAATGGCCTATGGGCTTGTCAAAACTTGGCTATATCTTGGATAATCCCTGGAGTGTCTCTCTGGATCGAGCGTGGGCGGCTGGTCTCATTTTGGCCGACACACTCATGTCGAGAAATTTAGGCCAACGCCCAGTTACACTCATGGGCTTTTCTCTTGGGTCGAGGGTCATTTTCTCCTGCCTTGTTGAATTGAGTCGAAAGAAAGCACTAGGGCTTGTTGAGAACGTATTCATATTTGGTACTCCCGTagtcaagaagaaagagcattTGGTGATGGCACGATCCGCTGTGAGCGGAAGATTTGTGAATGCTTTTTCGGGTAGGGACTGGATGCTTGCTTATTTGTTTCGTGCTGCTGCAGGGGGATTTAGTAAAGTTATGGGGATTGCCCCAATTGAGAACATTGAGGGCATGGAAAACTTCGATTGTACTGAGATTGTGGATGGCCATTTAGCTTACCGTAAAAACATGCCTAAGTTACTAAAGAAGCTTGGCATAGAGGTTGTCAGTGAGGAGtttgttgagattgaagaaacgGTAGATCCCGAGCAGCTGAAACGTAAAAGGCAGCTAATTCATGACGTCGATGCTGCTCATAAGAAATtgcaggaaaagaagaaggataacGGATGGATGCCAAAATGGTTAAAACCCAAAAAGTCCAAATGGCGTTCAATGGTAGAAGACGCAGTGGAGGAAGGAGCATCGCTCGAAACAGTGGAATCAGATGTCCGAAAAGTTGAGGAGGATaaaccgaagaagaaagacaatGCTTTGGTTGACCACGGAGCACTAATGCGAGAATTGCAGAAAATAAAGGCTGCACTCAGAGAGGAACAGCTGCAGTCACAAATTAGTACAGACGGGGAAGTGATGCAGAATTCCAGCTCTACGAAGGAGACAGCAGTTGAAGGAATTAAGGGATCACCGTCTGCCACAACACCTCAAAGCCCTAACAATTTCCAACTACTGAGTGCTGGTAGACCAATCCTCCCTGAGGACGATGAAGTCTATGGGCAAAAGAAAGACATcgtcttcaatttttcgGATGACTTTTAG
- the BMT6 gene encoding 25S rRNA (uracil2843-N3)-methyltransferase (ancestral locus Anc_8.30), protein MSAETPSGLLEVHNQETLPPQEIIDLFKVAFGNELYGTDALDELQSQIQKVKTDLYNRDYISAFNSEEKRVSYCCRWSPSRATAYASLFAHFKEIVQVVQCHECDQKILCVGGGAGGELVALASLFTPSREFSNKYSTSRPSSSPKKSLNIHVVDISDWSVVVDKLQRTIQERWLYAGEAQHFRVQFSHNDILQMSEDRLALSELNLITLLFTTNELFAENKQQSIRLLQKFNQFCSPGCYLLITESAGSYSHITVGTKKFPIQFLIDTILLGKKGQDSAGPWQLVHQNDSIWYRCDPKIDYPMKLENSRIFYRLYKKI, encoded by the coding sequence ATGAGTGCTGAGACCCCGTCTGGTCTGCTAGAAGTACATAACCAGGAAACTTTGCCGCCACAGGAGATaattgatctcttcaaagtaGCTTTCGGCAACGAATTGTATGGGACGGATGCtctcgatgagctgcagTCTCAGATACAGAAGGTGAAAACAGACCTTTACAACAGGGACTACATTTCGGCGTTCAACAGCGAGGAAAAGAGGGTATCGTACTGTTGCAGATGGTCGCCATCTCGTGCCACGGCGTACGCTTCTTTGTTTGCCCATTTTAAAGAGATTGTACAAGTAGTTCAATGCCACGAGTGCGACCAAAAGATCCTGTGCGTAGGCGGCGGTGCCGGAGGTGAACTCGTGGCATTGGCAAGCCTATTCACCCCTTCGAGAGAATTTTCCAATAAATATTCGACCTCCAGGCCGTCCTCGTCACCCAAGAAATCACTAAACATTCACGTCGTTGATATCAGCGACTGGTCTGTCGTCGTCGACAAGTTACAGCGCACAATTCAAGAACGGTGGCTGTATGCTGGCGAAGCTCAGCATTTTCGTGTGCAATTCAGCCACAACGATATTCTCCAGATGTCTGAGGATCGACTGGCATTGTCCGAGCTGAATCTCATCACCTTACTGTTCACCACCAACGAGCTGTTCGCAGAGAATAAACAGCAAAGCATAAGGCTTCTGCAAAAATTCAACCAATTCTGTAGCCCTGGCTGCTACCTGCTGATCACAGAGAGTGCAGGAAGTTACTCTCACATTACTGTGGGGACCAAGAAGTTCCCCATCCAGTTCCTCATCGACACCATTCTACTGGGCAAGAAAGGCCAGGATTCCGCTGGGCCGTGGCAGCTTGTCCACCAGAACGACAGCATATGGTACAGATGCGATCCCAAGATTGATTATCCGATGAAGCTCGAGAATAGCAGGATCTTTTATAGACTTTATAAGAAGATATGA
- the TUB2 gene encoding beta-tubulin (ancestral locus Anc_8.27): MDVIRREAEGCDSLQGFQITHSLGGGTGSGMGTLLISKIREEFPDRMMATFSVVPSPKTSDTVVEPYNATLSVHQLVEHSDETFCIDNEALYDICQRTLKLSQPSYSDLNNLVSSVMSGVTTSLRYPGQLNSDLRKLAVNLVPFPRLHFFMVGYAPLTAIGSQSFRSLTVPELTQQMFDAKNMMAASDPRNGRYLTVAAFFRGKVSVKEVEDEMHKVQTRNSSYFVEWIPNNVQTALCSVPPKGLDMSATFIGNSTSIQELFKRVGDQFSAMFKKKAFLHWYTSEGMDELEFSEAESNMNDLVSEYQQYQEATVEDDENVEYATDDQPIAETFE; encoded by the coding sequence ATGGATGTGATCAGACGCGAGGCGGAAGGTTGTGACTCATTGCAAGGTTTCCAAATCACTCACTCGCTCGGCGGTGGTACGGGGTCCGGTATGGGTACCTTGCTGATTTCTAAGATTAGAGAAGAGTTCCCCGACAGAATGATGGCCACCTTCTCTGTGGTTCCATCGCCAAAGACTTCCGATACTGTGGTGGAACCATACAACGCGACTTTATCCGTGCATCAGCTGGTCGAACATTCTGACGAGACTTTCTGTATTGATAACGAGGCGCTATACGACATCTGTCAAAGAACATTGAAATTGAGCCAGCCTTCTTACAGCGATCTGAACAATCTGGTATCGAGTGTCATGTCCGGTGTGACCACGTCGCTGCGTTACCCCGGTCAGTTGAACTCTGACTTAAGGAAATTAGCTGTCAATTTGGTCCCATTCCCTAGATTGCACTTCTTCATGGTTGGTTACGCTCCTCTAACTGCGATTGGATCTCAGTCGTTTAGATCTTTGACCGTACCGGAGTTGACGCAACAGATGTTTGACGCCAAGAACATGATGGCTGCCTCAGATCCCAGAAACGGAAGATATCTAACTGTGGCAGCTTTCTTTAGAGGTAAAGTATCTGTCAAGGAAgtcgaagatgaaatgCACAAAGTGCAAACGAGGAACTCTTCCTATTTTGTTGAATGGATCCCCAACAATGTACAAACAGCGCTATGTTCTGTCCCACCAAAGGGTTTAGATATGTCTGCCACTTTCATTGGTAACTCTACATCAATTCAAGAACTATTCAAGAGAGTCGGTGATCAGTTCAGCGCCatgttcaagaagaaggccTTTTTGCATTGGTATACAAGCGAAGGGATGGACGAACTGGAGTTTTCCGAAGCAGAATCCAACATGAATGATTTGGTCAGTGAATACCAACAGTACCAAGAAGCTACGGTcgaggatgacgaaaatgtAGAGTACGCCACCGATGATCAACCAATTGCTGAAACTTTCGAATAA